A genomic region of Magnolia sinica isolate HGM2019 chromosome 6, MsV1, whole genome shotgun sequence contains the following coding sequences:
- the LOC131249692 gene encoding pentatricopeptide repeat-containing protein At1g62670, mitochondrial-like — protein sequence MSSRRAAAAATQKGKTLSSPASIEITISALDSKITENKIPTPTQFNYLVNDLFNSIRAGAFVRLEDAVGLFNRMVRTQPLPSIQTFNCLLTTIAKMKHYSTVISLHREMNWIGIPSNIYTWSILLNCSSRLNGIGSGFAILSDILKRGHEPNVVTLATFIKGFCMEGQIEEASSFFLKTVEMGYPYNVVSFGILIDGLCKSGNNGMALGLLRKMEKGAVKCSPNFAVYNTIIDSLCKDGLTREALNLFSEMVGKGIQPNVFTYNSLIHGLCNLGQWKEAMSLFEEMSNRGISPDVTTFNILVNALCIEGMVKEAHGLLEWMTQRGVEPNVITYNALMNGYCFICQMDAALKIFDYMVCKGHKPSVVTYNMLINGYCKKQMVDEAMWLFREMPCKGLKPNVVTYNTLIGGLYRVRRIVAAQELFNEMKAHGQCPNLITYTILMDGLCKSEHPVEAMKLLNEMQIKGIQPNNKVMDVLINGMCEARELKYAKELFSWASTMGLGNDVRTHNTLINGLCKEGLLEEANGLFLQMEEKGFQPNSFTFNALIRGFLQKNETLKAMQLLGDMAKRHFSVNASTATMLVGLLADDVKGQEYLGMLHKFVP from the coding sequence ATGTCGTCGAGAAGAGCTGCCGCTGCCGCTACTCAAAAGGGTAAAACTCTCTCCTCTCCAGCTTCTATTGAAATTACCATTTctgcccttgattctaaaatcACAGAGAACAAAATCCCGACTCCAACCCAATTCAACTATTTGGTGAATGATCTATTCAATTCGATTCGAGCCGGTGCTTTTGTGAGGTTAGAGGATGCAGTGGGCCTCTTCAATCGTATGGTCCGCACGCAGCCGCTGCCTTCAATCCAGACCTTTAATTGCCTGTTAACTACTATTGCTAAAATGAAACACTATTCGACCGTGATTTCTTTGCATCGGGAGATGAATTGGATAGGGATCCCATCCAATATCTATACATGGAGCATTCTTCTCAATTGTTCCAGCCGCTTGAATGGCATCGGTTCTGGTTTTGCTATTCTCAGCGACATCCTGAAACGTGGCCATGAGCCGAATGTCGTGACTCTGGCTACTTTTATTAAGGGGTTTTGTATGGAAGGGCAGATTGAGGAAGCGAGTAGTTTCTTTCTGAAGACGGTAGAAATGGGATATCCTTATAATGTGGTGTCGTTCGGGATACTAATCGACGGTCTTTGCAAGTCGGGGAACAACGGAATGGCTCTTGGGTTGCTTCGGAAAATGGAGAAGGGAGCGGTTAAATGTAGTCCTAACTTTGCTGTTTATAACACAATCATCGACAGTCTATGCAAAGATGGGCTCACAAGGGAGGCGCTTAACCTCTTCTCAGAAATGGTTGGTAAAGGGATTCAGCCGAATGTTTTCACTTACAATTCTTTAATTCATGGACTATGCAATTTAGGGCAGTGGAAAGAAGCAATGAGTCTGTTCGAGGAAATGTCAAATCGAGGAATCTCGCCTGATGTCACAACCTTCAACATACTGGTGAATGCTCTTTGCATAGAAGGAATGGTTAAAGAAGCCCATGGATTACTAGAATGGATGACCCAGAGAGGTGTGGAGCCTAATGTAATCACATACAATGCATTGATGAATGGCTACTGTTTTATTTGCCAAATGGATGCTGCCTTAAAGATATTTGATTACATGGTGTGTAAAGGTCATAAGCCTAGTGTCGTGACTTATAACATGTTAATCAACGGCTATTGCAAGAAGCAGATGGTAGACGAGGCTATGTGGCTTTTCCGAGAAATGCCTTGCAAGGGATTGAAGCCCAATGTTGTTACTTACAACACTCTTATAGGTGGGCTATACCGGGTACGGAGAATTGTGGCTGCACAAGAGCTCTTCAATGAGATGAAAGCTCATGGACAATGTCCGAATCTTATCACAtacaccattttgatggatgggCTATGTAAAAGTGAGCATCCTGTCGAGGCAATGAAACTACTTAATGAGATGCAAATTAAAGGAATTCAACCAAATAATAAAGTTATGGATGTCCTTATTAATGGAATGTGCGAAGCTAGGGAACTTAAATATGCGAAGGAGCTTTTCAGTTGGGCCTCCACCATGGGCTTGGGGAATGATGTTAGGACACATAACACGTTAATCAATGGGCTCTGTAAAGAAGGGCTTTTGGAGGAAGCTAATGGATTGTTCTTGCAAATGGAAGAGAAGGGTTTCCAACCAAACAGTTTCACCTTCAATGCTTTAATTAGGGGCTTTCTACAAAAGAATGAGACCCTCAAGGCAATGCAACTTCTTGGGGATATGGCTAAAAGACATTTTTCTGTGAATGCATCCACCGCAACTATGTTAGTGGGCTTGCTCGCAGATGACGTAAAAGGTCAAGAATACTTGGGAATGCTTCATAAATTTGTACCCTAG